From Solibaculum mannosilyticum:
ATGGCGCCCGTCTCCATTTCTACATCATCCCCGAGGAAAGCGGCAACTATGTCTTTAATCCGGATGCCGATGACTATGTCCGTCTGTGGGTCAACGGCAATCAGATTATCCAAGGCGGCTGGGGTGGAAACTATTATGCTGAGCGTCCCTCCAAATCTGTCTATCTGGAAGCCGGGGAAAAATATGAGATCCAGCTGGATTATGCCCAGGTTACCGGCGGCGCTGGTCTGACCCTTTATTGGTCCAAAGACGGCGCGAAAAAGACGGTCGTCCCAGCTGACGTCCTGTATCTGCCTGAAGGCATGGGACCGGTCGACTTCCCGGAAATCCCGGAAGTAGGCACCGGTAAAATCTACGCCGTGGCCACCTCCCATTTGGACACCATTTGGAACTGGACCTACGAGACCACCATCGGCGAGTACATCCCCAAGACCATGCGGGAAAACTTCGACCGCATTGAAAACAGCCCCAACTACAAGATCAGCTTTGAAGGCGCACGCCGCTACGCTCTGATGGAAGAATATTATCCGGAAGAGTTCGAGCAGGTCAAGGAGTATGTGGCTGAGGGACGTTGGAACACCGCCGGCAGCTCCTGGGAGAACGGCGACCAAAACGGCCCCTCCCCTGAGGCACTCATCCGTAACGCCCTCTACGGCAACCAGTACTTCGCCGACACCTTCGGCAACGACAAACGCAGCAAGGATATCTATCTGCCCGACTGTTTCGGCTTTGGTTACGCCATGCCTTCGTGGATGACCCACATGAACCTGATTTCCTTTATGACCCAGAAGCTGACCTGGGGCAACGCCTTCCCCAACGAACAGCTACCCTTTGACATCGGTCGCTGGATCGGTCCGGACGGCAATTCAGTCATGGCCTCCATCAACAACGGCAGCTACACCTCCAGCGTAAGCAGCAGCCGCCGTGAAGACAGCTGGACTCTCAATAAACTGAACCAGAATAAGGCCTGGGGCTACTACGGCACCACCTTCTTCTACGGCGTGGGCGACACTGGCGGTGCTATCGGCCAGGATTCCATTAATATCATCGACAACGATATCGCCCTCAACGGCACGGAAGAAAGCGACGGCATCGACGTCATTTCCTCCACCACCGACCAATGGGCCCGCGAGATGACCGAGGAACAGAAAGCCGCTGCTCCCACCTACGATGGTGAGATGCTGCTGAAAGAGCACGGCGTCGGTTCCTGGACATCCCGTGCTCTTGGCCACCGCTGGAACTCCCGCAACGAGCTCTTAGGCGTGGCCGCTGAGAAATCGGCTGTTGCAGCTTCCTGGCTGGGCACTGAAGAATATCCCATGGATGCCTTCAACACCGCTTGGACAAGGGTCATCGGCCATCAGTTCCACGATGACATCACCGGTACCTCCTATGCGACCGAATATGTCCGCAGCTGGAACGACTATATGCTGTCCCTCAACCAGTTCGGCAACGAATATGAAAACGCTGTGGGCGGCGTAGCTTCGGCTATGGACACCAGTATGGCAGAGGGCACCGCTTTGGTGGTCAACAATCCGGTGGCTCTGGACCGCAACGACGTTGTGGAAGCTACCGTCACCATGGACAGCGACTGCGAATATATCCGCGTCTATGACGACGAGGGCAACGAAGTTCCCTCCCAGATTCTCAGCAAGGACGGCAACGTCTTCGAGATCGCCTTTACCGCGGAGGTCGCCTCCATGGGCTATCGTGTGTTCGATGTTCGCCCCGCCGATTCGGCCAGTGATATCGACACCGGCATGAGCGTCACCGCCAATTCCCTTTCCAACGACAAGTACGACGTCACCATCGATGAAAACGGCGACATCAGCAGCATCTATGACAAGACTTTGGACAAAGAGCTGCTGGCTGAACCCATCCGCCTGGGCCAGCTCAACGACACCGAAACCGAGTGGCCCGCTTGGGAGCTGAAGTTCTCCGATTACGCTGACAAAGACGCCCGTGAATATGTGGCCGATAAGGCTTCCGACATCGAGATCGTGGAGAATGGTCCGGCCCGCGTGGCTTTGAAGATCACCCGCGAATACGGCAATTCTTCTTACGAGCAGATCGTCAGCTTGGACAACGGCGGCGAAGCTGTGGAAGTCCAGAACGTCATTGACTGGCACGAAAAATCCACGATGCTGAAGGCCACCTTCCAGCTGAACGCCGCCAATGAGACCGCCACTTATGACCTGGGCCTGGGCGCCATCGAGCGTACCAACAACACCCAGTGGCAGGCAGAGTCCCCCGCCCAGAAGTGGGCCGATTTGACCGACGAATCGGGTGAGTTCGGCGTATCCATCCTGAGCGACAGCAAAAACGGCTGGGATAAACCTTATGACGATACTCTGCGCCTGACCCTCATCCACACCCCCACCGGCGATTACCTGTCTGAGAGCCATCAGAGCAATCTGGAACAGGGCGAGAACCGCTTCGGTTACGCCATCTACGGCCATGCCAACACCTACGGCGAGGCCGAGACCCAGCAGCAGGCCCAGCTCTTCACCGAGCCTATGGTCGCTTTCCAGACCGTCAAACACGATGGTTCCCTCGGCTCCAACTACTCCTTCGCCTCCATCAGCAACGACGACATCATCGTCCGCGCTGTCAAGAACGGCGAAGTGGGTGAAGGCCTCGAGAACCAGGGCGACGAAATCATCGTCCGCTTCAACGAAGGCGCCAACAAAGCGGCTTCCGATGTTGAATTCTCCATCGGCAACGGCATTGCAAGCGTCCGTGAAGTTTACGGCTCCGAAGAAACCATGCCCGAAGACGTTTCTGCCGAGCAGGGAGCATACGAGCTCAAGGACGGCAAACTTGTCTTTGACATGAAGCCCTACGGCATCCGCTCCTTCGCCATCAAACTGAAGGATTCCGGCATCGACGTTGCAGCCGATGAATCGGCTTCCATCGCTCTGCCCTACAACAAGGACATTTATTCCTCCAACAGCAACAAGACCGATTCCAACATGAATGCAAAACGTGAAGCATTCCCCAGCGAACTGGTTCCCAGCGTTATCACCGCTGCGGGCGTTGACTTCGTCATGGGCGACAAGACCGATGGTGCTGATAACGCAATTGTTGCCAACGGCCAGACCATCGAGATTCCCGAAGGCTACAACAAACTGCATCTGTTGGCCTTCTCCACCAATGGCGATCATAACGCTACCTTTAAAGTTGGCGACTCCGTGCAGACCATCAGTATTGCCGATTATTCGGAAAATATTGCTGAATGGGAAGTATATCCTGTCAATACCGACGCCTACATCAAACAGGATGACGTCGCCTATGTAGCTACCCACCGTCACTCCAACGGCGGTGACCAGATTGCTGCCAATACCTACATGTTCCAGTACGAACTGGATATCCCCGAAGGCGCTACCTCTGTGGTTCTGCCTGAAGATAACACCATCTTCATCACTGCCGCTACCGCAGTGAATGAGCAGGCTCCCGGCGAGATCGTCACCGAGATGTACGATTCCAGAGAGTATGTCGAGACGCAAGAAGCAACCGGCCAATTTGAAGGCTACTCGGGATTTGAAGAAGATGATCCGGTTCCTTACGAGAGCCAGACTAGCAACTGCGTCAAGATTGATAACGCTAAGTGTGAAGTCGTAGCCGATGAAAACGCCCATTCCGGCAGCAACGTTGTCCGTCTGACTGGTACCGATACTGTCAGCCAAAGCGGTATAGGCATCTCCCACGTCTACTTTGACCTCTATCCCGCCAGCGGATTTACAATCCAGCCCGGCACGTATATCGAGTACTGGATTAAGCCGAACAACGAAATCTCCCGTCACGCTGGCCTTGATATCGGCACTGACGATTACGACGCCTCGTATAACGCTACTATGCGCGACAACGCCAAGTGTGTCGACCAAAACGGTACCCAGATGCATCCCAAGAACGCCCGCGGCGAGGTCGGCGAATGGACCAGGATCCGCTGTGACATTGGCAAATACTTTAAGCCCGGCACCAAGGTCACTAGCCTCTGGTTTGTTTACGACAATCCGGAAGGCCAAGGCGAAATTGATGTTTGCATTGACGATATCTTCATTGGCATCGATAAGACCAGAGAAGACCTCCAGTCGCTGGTAGACGAAGTCAATTCCCTCAATCGTGAAGATTACTACGAAAATGGCTTCGTAAATGTAGATGAGGTCATGGAGAGAGCCGAATCTGCTCTTGCTGACGAAACCACTACCAATCAGATGTTCAGTATCATCTATGACAAACTGCAAAAGGCTGTGGATCAGCTGGTTCCTAAGGTCGCCGATAAATCTCCCTTGATCGCTCTCATGGAAGAAGTTAACGCTATTGATAGAACCCTCTACACAGAAGAATCCCTCGCTATCTTGGACAAAGCCATTGCCAAGGGCCAGAAGGTTCTGGATAACGCTCATGCTTCTCCCGATGATGTAACTATTGCGATTGAAGACCTGAACAACGCTGTTGCCGCTTTGGAAAAACAGCCTGAGTTCTATGCTACCACCGACAAGGATCGGTATGAAGTCAACGAGACCATTACCGCTACCATCATCACTTCTAAGGATGCCCGTGGTCTGAGTCTGCGCAATGAGAGAGATAAGGCTATCGGCCTGACCAGTATCTCTTCCCGCATCAGCGGCGATAAGAAGATCTGGACTGTTACCTTCTCGGTAGGTTCCAACGGAACACGTGCTTTGAATGTCCTGGCCAACACCTTGACAGACGGATGGGTTGAGACTGGTATTACCGTCAACTTCCAGGTTGGCGATCCTAAACCGGTTGAGCCTGAGGATCCCACTCCTCTCCAGGTTCTCTCCCTCGATTTCGATAAGAGTGTTGTCGGTGTCAATGAAACTGTCCAAGCCACTGTCACCACAACCACTTCGGTCGACGGCATCGTCCTGCGCAACGAGAGAGATAAGGGTATCACCATCAGTAACGTGGAGTACACCGATAATAAGGATGTCCGTACCTGGACATTTGACTTCTCTGTCGGTTCGGCTGGTTTCCGTAACTTGACCGTCAAAGGATACAGCGGCACAAGAACCAATATTGAATCTTGGACTGAAAATGCTGTATCTCAGGCTTTGATCGTTACAAAGTAAATTTTACAACCTTCCTTTCATGTTATAGCAAAAAAGGCCCTAGAGTAAATCCAAATTCGTTTGGAAAGGCTCTGGGGCCTTTTCCTGCCTTTCTTGGCACTTACGACATAGGGAAAAAAGAAACCCTTTTATTTTATCTCCCTTTTGTGCTATAATAATAGTAATTGTATGGAGTCGTCTTTACAGCGGTTTTCTGTCATTTTATCAATTACAAAACGCCTTGATTTTTTGTGTTCCTTTCAGAAGTTTCGCTTTTTGAGGGAGAACCTCCACCTCGGTTTTCAGGAAAGTGTGTTGCAATGATTCGAGCCGTTTCGAAAAGTTTCTTTTCTTTTTGGGCAGTGCTGACAGCTGTCTTATTTTTATGTTCATCTTGCGCCAGATCTACGGATCAAAACAAACAAATAACTTCTGGACTTTCCTCCTCTGTGACATTAAAAATGTATCTCCCTGGAGAGGAAAGCAAATCCTTTTCCAAAGTCCTGGATCAGATCAATGCTATCTTATCCAGCCGGATCGGCGCTACTTTGGATATTTCTTTTATCTCCCCTTCCAAGATGCTTCGGCAATACCCCACCCTTTTTACCAATGGCACTGATTTTGACCTGGTCTATGTCTCATCCGACGCCAATTATATGCAACGTGTAGCCAATCATTATTATCTGGAGATCACACAGGATCTTCTGAAGGACAATGCTCCAGCTTTGCTGGAAACCATTCCTGACCAGTTGTGGGAACAAGTCAAAGCCAACGATAAAGTTTATATGATCCCTTCTTCCTCGGATTATTCCGATCGGATGGTCTTTCTGATCCGAAAGGATCTTCTGGACAAATATGGACTTGATACTCCTACCTCTCTGGATGAGCTGGAACAATATTTAAAATTGGTGGCTTCCAACGAGGAAGGGATGATCCCTTATCAGGTAGGTGAGACAGGCTTAGAGCTTTTACAAGCGGCTTTTCTCCAGCCCAGGGGATTGACCCTAGTAGATCAGAACGCTCTCCTGGCGGCCCAGACTGAAGGATTGGGGGACTCCCTGATTTCCTTGACCGATTATGCCCCTTATCTGGATTATCTGCAGCGCATTTACAGTTGGAAGCAGCTTGGATTAATTCCGAGCAATGCCGCCGCCCGCAGGACAGTCACTTACGATGCCTTCCGGCAAGGTGATTCCGCCCTTTATATCGGCGATCTGGACAGCGCCCTTCTCGCTCAGATGCTGGTGGAACAAGACAATCGTTATCGGCTCAATGAAGCTCCTTGGGAGGCCTCGATCATTGATCTCTCGGCCGACCAGCCCACAGGGGCCTTTCCTCATGCGCCGGCCGGCATTGCGATCCGCAACGGCTCACAGCATGTGGGATTAGCGCTCCAGGTCATTGATCTCCTGCGCAATGACCGGCAGCTCCATGATCTCCTACTGTACGGTATTCAAAATGAGCATTGGGTTGCATCCGGCAATTCTTCTTGGACGGCTGGATCCTCTTTCTCAGATTATCCCACTAATTTATATGCCAAATACGCCTTTGGCTCCAGCCTGGACCGTGAACCAGAATCCCCTCCAGAGGAATACACTTCAATCCGTAACCAGTGGAAAGAAAACGTCGTGCAAAACAGCACGATCAACTGTTTTCGCCCTTATCCAGGCGAACGGTATTCCATTGTTTCCGATATGGAGCTTCTCAACATCAAATATCTCTTTCCCCTTCAACTAGGAGCTTATGATGATCCGAAAGGTTATCTAGACCACTATCGGGAAAAATCTAGAATGGCTGTGGTAGAAACTTATATTCAAGTGGTCAATGATCAGGCTGTGGATTACTGCAAACGCATGGACAATCCTTCCGCTTTTTAGAGGAGACGAAGATATCGTATGTTTAAATTGCTAATTGTGGACGATGAACGGTTGACACGTGAAGGAATTATCAAGCATCTAAATTGGAACAAATTGGGCATCGGGGAGATTGAACAGGCTGAAAACGGTCTCCAGGCTTTGGAAATCTGCCGTGATTTTCAGCCGGATATCATTCTTTCTGACATCCGTATGGCCAAGATGAATGGAATTGAGTTTATTCAAAGTGTTAAGGATCTGGATCCTGATTGCAGCATTATCTTCATGAGCGCCTATACGGACAAAGAGTACTACAAGGCGGCTATCCAGCTCAAGGTAGTCAGCTTTATCGAGAAACCCATTGATCTCTCCGAACTGGAAACCGCTATTAAAAATGCCATTACCACCCGTTTGGAACGCATTAAAATTCACCAGTACTCTAAGACGTTGCAGAAAATGCAGCAGGCCAATGCCGACACAATTAAGGCGCATTTTACCATTCAGTTGACTCGTCCCAACTCTTCTGAACAAATCCAGGAAAGCCTGAAGTATTTGAAGGATTTCATCCCGCTGGACGGCCATTTCTTAACGGTCACTATTGCCCTTCATTCCCCTGAAGCCCTGGTTCCGGATCAACAGGATGCCATGAAACAGATTATTGACAACCAATTGGATTCTCTGTGTCCTCGGTATCATATTGAGTATATCTGGGCTTTTAAGGATATCAATACGATTATCATCCATTTCTTTACGACGTCGGATAACCCTCATTTGATTTCAGAACGCAAAATATCTGAGCTTTGCCGCAAATTATATACCCCTTTAAAAAAGCGGTGCAACGTTTCCATCGGGATCGGAAATGCTGTAAAAAATATCGATAAGGTCTATGAATCCTATACACAGGCCGCCCTGGCGCTTCAAAAGGTTTTTTATTGCGCGACCATCCCCATCACCACTTACCGGCGTTCCCAAGGTTCTATGGTTTATCGGATGGAGGATAGCCTGCTCAAATCGTTTGAAGAAAAACTGCAGAATCGGGATGGCTCCGGGTTGGAACTCATGATCCGCAATCTTACGGCGGATATCCGTAATATGACTGATACCCAAGTCAACGTAGTAAAAAATATTTATTTCCGTCTTCTGTCCCTGATTATGGATCAGACCGATCTGGACGGCATTACATCCCGCAAGTCTGACGACGATCAATTTCTCTGGGATGTGATCTCCCGCATCAATACGTTGAATGACCTGGAGAATTTTGCCTTGGAAAAGCTGGATTCCTTTATCCATCAGTATGAGAACCGCAGTAAGACCAGTTTGACGGTCTCCACCATTCTTCATCAGATCCACCAGCATTATGCTGAACCTACTTTTTCCATCTCCCAGATCAGTCAAAGCGTCGGATTGTCGGTCGCTTATATTTGCGTTTTGTTCCGCCAGGAAACTGGTAAGACCATCAACACCTATATCACAGAGTACCGTATGGAGAAGGCCAAAGCCCTCCTTAAGAAACCAAACCTAAAAAATTCCGATATTGCTGCGATGGTTGGATACAATGATGGCGATTATTTCTCCCGTAACTTTAAGAAAATTACTGGTTACTCGCCTTCCGAGTATAGGGAGAAATTCTGATGAAAAGGATTCGGCGTTTCTTTGTCAACCTAAAGCTACGCAACAAATTGCTTTTGGCCTTTTCCGTTTTTATTATCCTTCCCATCGTCACTTTAACGTTGCTTTCCACCTACCTGACGAAATATATCATTGAAAAAAATGCGATGTTCTCCGCCACCCAATCCTTTAATCAGGTCTCTGATTTTGTGTCTTATCGTATCGACAACATTATCCGCGCAACCAATCTGATTGCAAATGATCAGTTGGTCCATTCGGTGGCTGAACGAGATCCTAATAACTATCCCTTGGAAGAACAATTTGAGAATCTTCAAAAAATCCGCCACTTTCTAACTTCCTATGAGAATGAGATTGATATCGTAACTGTCCGGTTATTTCTAGATGATCAAATGATCCATTCAGATGAAGATGGAGATATTCTGGGATTAGAATCGGCCAAAGATTTTCCGTGGTATCAATCTCTGAGCGGATCTCAAGTAATGCTGTATCCCTCCATGGGATCCGACCGTAATGGCGATCAGACCCTTTCCGCTGTGCGAGCCATTACTTCTTTTGATAACTACCAGGATATAAAAGGATATGTAATGGCGGAATTCCCGGAAAAGATCTTTCGGGATATGATTAGCAAAGCCAATTCTATCGGAGGTAGCCTTACTTATATCTGCAACGATCAGTACGAATTAATCAGCAGCACCGATGACGGAAACCAAGATGAATTTTTTCTTACCCCTTCCCAAATGGAACTTGTTTCTGGATATTCAGACTGGGCTTTCCTCAAAGTGGGAAATGAGGATGTTTTTGCTAAAGTAAAAGCGATTCCTTCAACAAATTGGTCGATTGTAACCATTATTCCTGAATCTGGTATCTTCCGAGATACTCATCTGATCCAAAATACAATGGTGCTTTTCATGCTTTTCCTGATTGGAATCGCTTATTTAGGCGCTGTTTTTGTGACTTTAAGTTTAACAAAGCGGATTGATTTACTGGCCTCTAAAATGAATGCTGCACAACAAGGTAATTTTTCCAAAGCTATTGTCTATTCCAACGCCAAAGATGAAATCGGTATTCTTATTCAAAACTTCAATTATATGATAGACCGTATTCAGACCCTGATGGCGGAAGAAAAAATTGCAAGTCAGCGCCTTCGTTCTGCGGAATTAATGGCACTGCAATCTCAGATAAATCCCCATTTTCTCTACAATACTTTGGATATGATCAATTGGATGTCTTATGAAGAAGACAAAGGCGAGGAAATACGCACTACTTTGCGCTCCCTTTCCCGTTTTTATAAGCTCAGTCTTAACAAAGGACGTACTCTCGTTTCTTTACAGGACGAATTAAAACATGTTTCCCTTTATATACAAATTCAAAATATGCGATTACAAAACTCTGTTCATCTGGATATCCGTGTTCCCGAACATTTACAGCAATGTGGTATTTTAAAAATTACGTTGCAACCTATCGTAGAAAATGCTGTTCTCCATGGTATTATGGAAAAAGACGATCCTCACGGTACGATTAATATCAATGCTAAACTTTCTGGTGAAGACCTTCTTATTACAGTTGCTGATGACGGTGTAGGAATCCCCCCCGATATTTTAGATACGCTTCTGAATGAAGAAGATACTTCTAGACAACATGGTTATGGGCTCACCAATATAAATGAACGTATTATGCTTTACTTTGGTGAGAAATATGGTCTTTCTATTCGTAGTCAATTAGCAAAAGGTACGATCGTCACAATTCGTATTCCCTTTCACAAGTTTCTTGATGAACAATAATAAAAAGAGGAGTCCTCTATTTTATAGAGGACTCCTCTTTTTATTTTAACCTATAACCTATTTACTTTATCAAAAATATAAAGTAAAAACGGAGGCATTCCAATATTGGAATGCCTCCGCATCAGTTTATTAAACGAAATAGGTTTTAGCCTATCGCTGATTAATAAGACTGGTCAGCAACAACCTGCTCCAGATTGTCCTTAGTAGCAACGGTTACGCCGGTATCCTCTTCCTTACTCGAGAGGGTCTCGCCGTTCATCAGCTTAACGATAGCTTCAACGCCCTTCTGGCCCATGACCTTCGGGTTCTGAACCATGGTAGCTTTGATAGCGCCGCTCTCGATCATAGCTTCAACGTCTTTGGAGAAGTCGAAACCAACAACCATAATGGAGTCAGCCTTCTTAGCCTGCTCGACAGCCTGGCCGACACCAACGGTAGCGCCTTCGTTACAGCCATAGATACCAGCCAGATCGCTGTTACCATTCATGTAGTCGTTAGCAGCGGCCAGAGCCTTCTGCTTGTCGCCATCGGAATACACAGGAGACAGAGTTTCCATTTCCGGATACTTGTCTTTGATCTGCTGAATGAAGGACTGCTCACGGATCTGGGTAGTACCAGCACCAGCCTGGGCGTTAACAATACCGATCTTGCCCTTGCTGCCAACCAGCTCAGCCATAGTATCAGCAGCGGTCTGAGCAGCCTTAGCATTGTCGGTGGAATAGAAAGCATCCCAGTTTTCAGTGTCAACACCGGAGTCAACCAGAACAACTTTGATGCCGGCTTCGTGAGCCTTATCAACAACGTTGGACAAAGCGGTCGAATCCAAAGCAGCCAGCATGATGCCGTCTACCTTATCGTTGATGGCGTTCTCAACCAGAGAAGCCTGCTGGGTGGAGTCGATCTTATTGGAAGGAGCATCGAAACGAATGTCAACGTTACCAGCCTTTTCAGCAGCGGCCTTTGCGCCAGCCTGCAGCTTCAGCCAATGCTCATCCAGGGAGTCCATGGTGATGCAGGAAATCTTGATCTGCTCGCCAGAAGCAGCCTTGGAACCGTCTGCAGTAGAAGCAGCGGAAGCGGCGGAAGAAGCTTTGGATTCATCAGCAGCCTTGGAGCTGGAACCCTCGTCACTGCCGCAGGCGGAGAAGCCTACCATGACCATAGCAGCAGCCATGATGAAAGACATGACTTTAATGGACTTTTTCATGCTTAAGTACCTCCTAAATTGTGTGTGTTTATTCTTTTACCGCCGTATGCGGCAAATAGCAAAAGTAATAGGATGAAAGCTTTGTGCATCTTAAAAAGACGCTAATCACTTTCTGCTGCGCAGCTTATCCCACAGGACTGCTGCGATGATGACAATACCGATAACAACCTTCTGCAGGAAGGAAGAAATACCAGCCAAGTTCAAGCCGTTGCTCAAGGTCATGAAGACGAAGGCACCGACGATAGTACCGGCGATGAAACCTTCACCGCCCATGGTGCTGGCGCCGCCGATAACGGAAGATGCAACTGCATTCAGCTCGTAGCTGTCACCAGCTGAAGGGGGAGCAGAGGAAATCTTGGCGGCCATAATGATACCAGCCAGAGCCGAGAGGAAACCACTGATGGCGTATACTCGGATGATGGCAGCATTAACGTTGATACCGGAAAGACGGGTAGCATCATAGTTGCTGCCCACTGCATAGGTGTAGCGGCCAGACTTGGTCTTTGCCAAGATAATACCAAAGACCACAGCGCAAACAGCCATGATGTAAACGGAAATCGGGATGCCCAGCCAGGAATCAGTGCCGATGAAGCTGAAGCTCTTGGGCAAACCTGTGACAGGAATACCATTGGTGATGGTCAAGGCCAAACCACGGATTGCCATCATGGTACCCAAGGTAGCAATGAAGGGAGGCAGTTTACCATAAACGACCAACACACCATTGATGATACCGACAACGGTACCAGCAAGCAAGCCAATCAAGATACCAACGATAACAGGCATACCTGCGACGATGGCTTGGCAGCAAAGAACACCGCCGATAGCGATATTAGAACCGATGGACAAGTCGATACCGCCGGTGATCAGAACGTAAGTCTGACCGATGGAAATGATAGCAACAGGTGCTACCTGGTTACAAACATTCAAAATGTTGGAAATGCTAATAAAGTTAGGATTCAGAATTGTAAATGCAATACAGATTACGACAAATGCAGCAATCGTCGTAAGCAACTGCTTTACAATGGGGCTTAAACCGGAACGTTTCTTCAGAGGGCTGTTCTCCTCCGAAGCAGCGGTGTTTACACCTTTACTCATGGGGCGTCCTTCCTCCGTTCTATTAATCAACTGGTTTCACAGTGTCGGAAACCTTTGTGGAACTAGCGTACTTCATAATTTCTTCTTGATCGGTGTCTTCTTTTCTCAAGTCTGCAGTCAAAACG
This genomic window contains:
- a CDS encoding glycoside hydrolase family 38 C-terminal domain-containing protein, which gives rise to MKKSRKILALALSLSMLCTAALPLTAGAEQSISASDTLNHGVYVEYYEVEPNAPYDLVTSDLKNTGFVQTINFGDMNSVGLEMVGRNIYYGARLHFYIIPEESGNYVFNPDADDYVRLWVNGNQIIQGGWGGNYYAERPSKSVYLEAGEKYEIQLDYAQVTGGAGLTLYWSKDGAKKTVVPADVLYLPEGMGPVDFPEIPEVGTGKIYAVATSHLDTIWNWTYETTIGEYIPKTMRENFDRIENSPNYKISFEGARRYALMEEYYPEEFEQVKEYVAEGRWNTAGSSWENGDQNGPSPEALIRNALYGNQYFADTFGNDKRSKDIYLPDCFGFGYAMPSWMTHMNLISFMTQKLTWGNAFPNEQLPFDIGRWIGPDGNSVMASINNGSYTSSVSSSRREDSWTLNKLNQNKAWGYYGTTFFYGVGDTGGAIGQDSINIIDNDIALNGTEESDGIDVISSTTDQWAREMTEEQKAAAPTYDGEMLLKEHGVGSWTSRALGHRWNSRNELLGVAAEKSAVAASWLGTEEYPMDAFNTAWTRVIGHQFHDDITGTSYATEYVRSWNDYMLSLNQFGNEYENAVGGVASAMDTSMAEGTALVVNNPVALDRNDVVEATVTMDSDCEYIRVYDDEGNEVPSQILSKDGNVFEIAFTAEVASMGYRVFDVRPADSASDIDTGMSVTANSLSNDKYDVTIDENGDISSIYDKTLDKELLAEPIRLGQLNDTETEWPAWELKFSDYADKDAREYVADKASDIEIVENGPARVALKITREYGNSSYEQIVSLDNGGEAVEVQNVIDWHEKSTMLKATFQLNAANETATYDLGLGAIERTNNTQWQAESPAQKWADLTDESGEFGVSILSDSKNGWDKPYDDTLRLTLIHTPTGDYLSESHQSNLEQGENRFGYAIYGHANTYGEAETQQQAQLFTEPMVAFQTVKHDGSLGSNYSFASISNDDIIVRAVKNGEVGEGLENQGDEIIVRFNEGANKAASDVEFSIGNGIASVREVYGSEETMPEDVSAEQGAYELKDGKLVFDMKPYGIRSFAIKLKDSGIDVAADESASIALPYNKDIYSSNSNKTDSNMNAKREAFPSELVPSVITAAGVDFVMGDKTDGADNAIVANGQTIEIPEGYNKLHLLAFSTNGDHNATFKVGDSVQTISIADYSENIAEWEVYPVNTDAYIKQDDVAYVATHRHSNGGDQIAANTYMFQYELDIPEGATSVVLPEDNTIFITAATAVNEQAPGEIVTEMYDSREYVETQEATGQFEGYSGFEEDDPVPYESQTSNCVKIDNAKCEVVADENAHSGSNVVRLTGTDTVSQSGIGISHVYFDLYPASGFTIQPGTYIEYWIKPNNEISRHAGLDIGTDDYDASYNATMRDNAKCVDQNGTQMHPKNARGEVGEWTRIRCDIGKYFKPGTKVTSLWFVYDNPEGQGEIDVCIDDIFIGIDKTREDLQSLVDEVNSLNREDYYENGFVNVDEVMERAESALADETTTNQMFSIIYDKLQKAVDQLVPKVADKSPLIALMEEVNAIDRTLYTEESLAILDKAIAKGQKVLDNAHASPDDVTIAIEDLNNAVAALEKQPEFYATTDKDRYEVNETITATIITSKDARGLSLRNERDKAIGLTSISSRISGDKKIWTVTFSVGSNGTRALNVLANTLTDGWVETGITVNFQVGDPKPVEPEDPTPLQVLSLDFDKSVVGVNETVQATVTTTTSVDGIVLRNERDKGITISNVEYTDNKDVRTWTFDFSVGSAGFRNLTVKGYSGTRTNIESWTENAVSQALIVTK
- a CDS encoding ABC transporter substrate-binding protein — encoded protein: MTLKMYLPGEESKSFSKVLDQINAILSSRIGATLDISFISPSKMLRQYPTLFTNGTDFDLVYVSSDANYMQRVANHYYLEITQDLLKDNAPALLETIPDQLWEQVKANDKVYMIPSSSDYSDRMVFLIRKDLLDKYGLDTPTSLDELEQYLKLVASNEEGMIPYQVGETGLELLQAAFLQPRGLTLVDQNALLAAQTEGLGDSLISLTDYAPYLDYLQRIYSWKQLGLIPSNAAARRTVTYDAFRQGDSALYIGDLDSALLAQMLVEQDNRYRLNEAPWEASIIDLSADQPTGAFPHAPAGIAIRNGSQHVGLALQVIDLLRNDRQLHDLLLYGIQNEHWVASGNSSWTAGSSFSDYPTNLYAKYAFGSSLDREPESPPEEYTSIRNQWKENVVQNSTINCFRPYPGERYSIVSDMELLNIKYLFPLQLGAYDDPKGYLDHYREKSRMAVVETYIQVVNDQAVDYCKRMDNPSAF
- a CDS encoding response regulator, with product MFKLLIVDDERLTREGIIKHLNWNKLGIGEIEQAENGLQALEICRDFQPDIILSDIRMAKMNGIEFIQSVKDLDPDCSIIFMSAYTDKEYYKAAIQLKVVSFIEKPIDLSELETAIKNAITTRLERIKIHQYSKTLQKMQQANADTIKAHFTIQLTRPNSSEQIQESLKYLKDFIPLDGHFLTVTIALHSPEALVPDQQDAMKQIIDNQLDSLCPRYHIEYIWAFKDINTIIIHFFTTSDNPHLISERKISELCRKLYTPLKKRCNVSIGIGNAVKNIDKVYESYTQAALALQKVFYCATIPITTYRRSQGSMVYRMEDSLLKSFEEKLQNRDGSGLELMIRNLTADIRNMTDTQVNVVKNIYFRLLSLIMDQTDLDGITSRKSDDDQFLWDVISRINTLNDLENFALEKLDSFIHQYENRSKTSLTVSTILHQIHQHYAEPTFSISQISQSVGLSVAYICVLFRQETGKTINTYITEYRMEKAKALLKKPNLKNSDIAAMVGYNDGDYFSRNFKKITGYSPSEYREKF